Proteins encoded by one window of Ramlibacter tataouinensis:
- a CDS encoding YybH family protein: MRKSRLQAANLQGDADEVEAAFYDALQSADIDKLMACWADEDEIVCIHPGGPRVVGAAAIRATFEAMFANGSIRAWPERVRKIESMASCVHNLLEKVEVLTPQGPRHAWVIATNIYHKTAQGWRLVAHHASPGTASDIQEVSDSPSVLH, translated from the coding sequence ATGCGCAAGTCCAGGCTCCAGGCGGCCAACCTCCAGGGCGATGCCGATGAGGTCGAGGCCGCGTTCTACGACGCGCTGCAGAGCGCCGACATCGACAAGCTGATGGCGTGCTGGGCCGACGAGGACGAGATCGTCTGCATCCACCCCGGCGGCCCGCGGGTGGTGGGCGCGGCGGCCATCCGCGCCACCTTCGAGGCGATGTTCGCCAACGGCAGCATCCGCGCCTGGCCCGAGCGGGTGCGCAAGATCGAGTCGATGGCCAGTTGCGTGCACAACCTGCTGGAGAAGGTGGAGGTGCTCACGCCGCAGGGTCCGCGCCACGCCTGGGTGATCGCGACCAACATCTACCACAAGACCGCGCAGGGCTGGCGCCTGGTGGCGCACCACGCCAGCCCCGGCACCGCCAGCGACATCCAGGAGGTCTCGGACTCGCCCTCGGTGCTGCACTGA
- a CDS encoding YheT family hydrolase, translating into MQAAAGGGTIAQDGAFGYAAPAWLPGGNLQTIWPALFAQRAAGAPPQYRRERWHTPDGDFVDLDWLEPTPAAAAPLLVLFHGLEGSSRSHYAEAFAGFARDQGLAYVVPHFRGCSGEINLGPRAYHSGDYEEVDWILQRLRERHRGPLLAVGVSLGGNALLRWAGESGSQAARLADAVAAVCSPLDLAAGGAAIGRGFNRLVYTTMFLRSMRPKALRKLAQHPGLFDREAMLAARDLYAFDNVFTAPLHGFRNTDDYWARASAKPHLARIRLPALALNARNDPFVPASSLPRAAEVGGWVTLWQPRQGGHVGFPAGGWPTHVRSMPHAVGHWLLDAGGWHGGGVGGG; encoded by the coding sequence ATGCAGGCGGCGGCAGGCGGGGGAACGATCGCGCAGGACGGGGCGTTCGGCTACGCTGCTCCCGCCTGGCTGCCCGGCGGCAACCTGCAGACGATCTGGCCGGCGCTGTTCGCGCAGCGCGCGGCCGGCGCGCCGCCGCAGTACCGGCGCGAGCGCTGGCACACCCCGGACGGCGACTTCGTCGACCTCGACTGGCTCGAGCCCACGCCGGCCGCCGCAGCCCCCCTGCTGGTGCTGTTCCATGGCCTCGAAGGCTCCTCGCGCAGCCACTACGCCGAAGCCTTCGCCGGCTTCGCGCGCGACCAAGGACTGGCCTACGTGGTGCCGCACTTCCGTGGCTGCAGCGGCGAGATCAATCTCGGCCCGCGCGCCTACCACTCGGGCGACTACGAGGAAGTGGACTGGATCCTGCAGCGGCTGCGCGAGCGCCATCGCGGCCCGCTGCTGGCCGTCGGCGTGTCGCTGGGCGGCAATGCGCTGCTGCGCTGGGCCGGCGAGTCCGGCAGCCAGGCCGCACGGCTGGCCGATGCGGTGGCGGCGGTCTGCTCGCCGCTGGACCTGGCCGCCGGCGGCGCCGCCATCGGGCGCGGCTTCAACCGGCTGGTCTACACCACCATGTTCCTGCGCAGCATGCGGCCCAAGGCCCTGCGCAAGCTGGCCCAGCACCCCGGCCTGTTCGATCGCGAGGCAATGCTGGCCGCGCGCGACCTGTACGCCTTCGACAACGTGTTCACCGCGCCGCTGCACGGTTTCCGCAACACCGATGACTACTGGGCGCGCGCCTCGGCCAAGCCGCACCTGGCGCGCATCCGTCTCCCGGCGCTGGCGCTGAACGCCCGCAACGACCCGTTCGTGCCGGCGTCCAGCCTGCCGCGCGCGGCCGAGGTGGGCGGGTGGGTCACGCTGTGGCAGCCGCGGCAGGGCGGCCACGTGGGCTTTCCGGCCGGCGGCTGGCCGACCCATGTGCGTTCGATGCCGCACGCCGTCGGGCACTGGCTGCTGGACGCCGGAGGATGGCACGGGGGCGGTGTGGGCGGCGGCTGA
- the mrdA gene encoding penicillin-binding protein 2, translated as MTELRNVEADLSRFRARVLAASLVVLACFLLLALRLVYLQVLQHDELSERAESNRTAIVPIVPNRGLILDRNGIVLATNYSAYTLEITPSRLAGSLEATIEALAQVVDIQPRDKRRFRKLLDETKGFESLPIRTKLTDEEVARFAAQRYRFPGVEIKARLFRNYPWGDLASHVIGYIGRINQAEKKQMEEWEEEAQANYRGTEYIGKLGVEQSLERQLHGTTGVEQVETSAGGRAVRKLANTPATPGHTVMLSIDIKLQKLVEDLYGERRGALVALDPKTGEVLAFVSKPTFDPNLFVDGIDTENWQALNESIDKPLLNRALRGTYPPGSTYKPFMALGALTTGKRTANQVVMDNGSWSFGGHVFRSHGDHGLGAVDMHTSIVRSSNVYYYSLANEMGVDLMHDFMKPLGFGQLTGIDIFGEVRGVLPSQEWKRNYYRRPEQKKWYAGETISLGIGQGYNSFTMLQLAQATATLANGGVKHKPRLVIATQDPMTRVREIVPPEPGVDLGYKPEHITVVRKAMVGVTQGGTGTRVFAGAGYVSGGKTGTAQAVTIGQKEKYNAAKLEEHQRDHSLYIAFAPAEDPQIALAVVVENAGFGAAAAAPIARRVFDYWLTGLYPSEEDLAAVSKGQGGPPMGKPRLASEAAWPPAGSRPPPLAPPGAAAMAAAVSAPASAPVTAAVPTTSTVPVAAPRRPG; from the coding sequence ATGACCGAACTCCGCAACGTCGAAGCCGACCTCTCGCGTTTTCGCGCGCGGGTGCTCGCGGCCAGCCTGGTGGTGCTGGCCTGCTTCCTGCTGCTGGCGCTGCGGCTGGTCTACCTGCAGGTGCTGCAGCACGACGAGCTGAGCGAGCGGGCCGAGAGCAACCGCACGGCGATCGTGCCGATCGTTCCCAACCGGGGCCTCATCCTGGACCGCAACGGCATCGTGCTGGCCACCAACTACTCGGCCTACACGCTGGAGATCACGCCGTCGCGCCTGGCCGGCAGCCTGGAGGCCACCATCGAGGCGCTGGCGCAGGTGGTCGACATCCAGCCGCGCGACAAGCGGCGCTTTCGCAAGCTGCTGGACGAGACCAAGGGCTTCGAGTCGCTGCCGATCCGCACCAAGCTGACCGACGAGGAGGTGGCGCGCTTCGCCGCCCAGCGCTACCGCTTTCCGGGCGTGGAGATCAAGGCCCGCCTGTTCCGCAACTACCCCTGGGGCGACCTCGCCAGCCACGTGATCGGCTACATCGGCCGCATCAACCAGGCCGAGAAGAAGCAGATGGAGGAGTGGGAAGAGGAGGCGCAGGCCAACTACCGCGGCACCGAGTACATCGGCAAGCTGGGGGTGGAGCAGAGCCTGGAGCGGCAGCTGCACGGCACCACTGGCGTCGAGCAGGTCGAGACTTCGGCCGGCGGGCGCGCCGTGCGCAAGCTGGCCAACACGCCGGCCACGCCGGGCCATACGGTGATGCTGTCGATCGACATCAAGCTGCAGAAGCTGGTCGAGGACCTGTACGGCGAGCGGCGCGGCGCGCTGGTGGCGCTGGACCCCAAGACCGGCGAGGTGCTGGCCTTCGTCTCCAAGCCGACCTTCGACCCCAACCTGTTCGTCGACGGCATCGACACCGAGAACTGGCAGGCGCTGAACGAGTCGATCGACAAGCCGCTGCTGAACCGGGCGCTGCGCGGCACCTACCCGCCCGGCTCCACCTACAAGCCCTTCATGGCGCTGGGCGCACTGACCACCGGCAAGCGCACCGCCAACCAGGTGGTGATGGACAACGGCTCCTGGAGCTTCGGCGGCCACGTGTTCCGCAGCCACGGCGACCACGGGCTGGGGGCAGTCGACATGCACACCAGCATCGTCAGGTCGAGCAACGTCTACTACTACTCGCTGGCCAACGAGATGGGCGTGGACCTGATGCACGACTTCATGAAGCCGCTGGGCTTCGGCCAGCTGACCGGCATCGACATCTTCGGCGAGGTGCGCGGCGTGCTGCCCAGCCAGGAGTGGAAGCGCAACTACTACCGGCGGCCGGAGCAGAAGAAGTGGTACGCCGGCGAGACCATCTCGCTGGGCATCGGCCAGGGCTACAACAGCTTCACCATGCTGCAGCTGGCCCAGGCCACCGCCACGCTGGCCAACGGCGGCGTCAAGCACAAGCCGCGGCTGGTGATCGCGACCCAGGACCCGATGACGCGGGTGCGCGAGATCGTGCCGCCGGAGCCGGGCGTGGACCTGGGCTACAAGCCCGAGCACATCACCGTGGTGCGCAAGGCCATGGTGGGCGTGACCCAGGGCGGCACCGGCACCCGGGTGTTCGCCGGCGCCGGCTACGTCTCGGGCGGCAAGACCGGCACTGCCCAGGCCGTGACCATCGGCCAGAAGGAAAAGTACAACGCCGCCAAGCTGGAGGAACACCAGCGCGACCACTCGCTCTACATCGCCTTCGCGCCGGCCGAGGACCCGCAGATCGCTCTGGCGGTGGTGGTGGAGAACGCCGGCTTCGGCGCGGCTGCGGCGGCACCGATCGCGCGCCGCGTGTTCGACTACTGGCTGACGGGGCTGTACCCGAGCGAAGAGGACCTGGCGGCGGTGAGCAAGGGCCAGGGCGGCCCGCCGATGGGCAAGCCGAGGCTGGCGTCCGAGGCGGCCTGGCCACCGGCCGGATCGCGCCCGCCGCCGCTGGCGCCGCCGGGCGCGGCCGCCATGGCCGCTGCCGTGTCCGCGCCTGCCTCGGCGCCCGTCACGGCGGCGGTGCCGACCACCAGCACCGTGCCGGTGGCAGCGCCGCGCCGGCCCGGCTAA
- the mreD gene encoding rod shape-determining protein MreD, producing the protein MIMRPGQQLLLPANPLFIWSSLLVAMLANMLPLGRVAWMPDVLALVLVFWSVHQPLRVGIGAAFLFGIAMDVHQAALLGQHALAYTTLSFFAITMHRRLLWFTVPSQAVQVLPLFAAAHAIELAIRMMAGGIFPGASALLAPVIESLLWPVVSVILLAPQRRAPDPDENRPL; encoded by the coding sequence ATGATCATGCGCCCGGGCCAGCAGCTGCTGCTGCCGGCCAACCCCCTGTTCATCTGGTCCAGCCTGCTGGTGGCGATGCTCGCCAACATGCTGCCGCTGGGCCGCGTCGCCTGGATGCCGGACGTGCTGGCGCTGGTGCTGGTGTTCTGGAGCGTGCACCAGCCGCTGCGGGTGGGCATCGGCGCGGCCTTCCTGTTCGGCATCGCGATGGACGTGCACCAGGCCGCCCTGCTCGGCCAGCACGCGCTGGCCTACACCACCCTGAGCTTCTTCGCCATCACCATGCACCGCCGGCTGCTCTGGTTCACCGTGCCGTCGCAGGCGGTGCAGGTGCTGCCGCTGTTCGCGGCGGCGCACGCCATCGAGCTGGCGATCCGCATGATGGCCGGCGGCATCTTCCCCGGCGCCAGCGCCCTGCTCGCCCCCGTGATCGAATCCCTGCTCTGGCCGGTGGTGAGCGTGATCCTGCTGGCGCCGCAGCGCCGGGCGCCGGATCCGGATGAGAATCGCCCCTTATGA
- the mreC gene encoding rod shape-determining protein MreC produces the protein MPLGTLDRSPPPFFKQGPSALSRLMVFSALALFLMVADTRFGITQPLRAGVATVLYPVQWLALRPVLAVREAGHYFESLRAAQSQEAAAREKLARQSQRANQVEELAQENERLRQLLALRERITTPAQAAEVLYDAADPYTRKVVIDKGLAQGIEAGSPVIDESGVLGQVTRVHPLISEVTLITDRDQAIPVLNTRTGARSVAFGDSGAGHAGALELRFMAGNADVHEGDLLTTSGVDGIYPAGLPVARVGKVERRADSGFARIYCVPQAQVDGARYVMVLKPVAGLLPARPADLAAPPATGKGARK, from the coding sequence ATGCCGCTCGGTACGCTGGATCGAAGCCCGCCCCCCTTCTTCAAGCAGGGCCCCTCGGCCCTGTCGCGGCTGATGGTGTTCAGCGCGCTGGCGCTGTTCCTGATGGTGGCCGACACCCGCTTCGGCATCACCCAGCCGCTGCGCGCCGGGGTGGCCACCGTGCTGTACCCGGTGCAATGGCTGGCGCTGCGGCCGGTGCTGGCCGTGCGCGAGGCGGGCCACTACTTCGAGTCGCTGCGCGCCGCCCAGTCGCAGGAAGCGGCGGCGCGCGAGAAGCTGGCTCGCCAGTCGCAGCGCGCCAACCAGGTCGAGGAACTGGCGCAGGAGAACGAGCGGCTGCGCCAGCTGCTCGCGCTGCGCGAGCGCATCACCACGCCGGCGCAGGCCGCCGAGGTACTGTACGACGCCGCCGACCCCTACACCCGCAAGGTGGTGATCGACAAGGGGCTGGCCCAGGGCATCGAGGCCGGCTCGCCGGTGATCGACGAGTCCGGCGTGCTCGGCCAGGTCACCCGCGTGCACCCGCTGATCAGCGAAGTCACGCTGATCACCGACCGCGACCAGGCCATCCCGGTGCTGAACACCCGCACCGGCGCTCGCAGTGTGGCCTTCGGCGACTCCGGCGCCGGCCACGCCGGCGCGCTGGAGCTGCGCTTCATGGCCGGCAACGCCGACGTGCACGAGGGCGACCTGCTCACCACCAGCGGGGTCGACGGCATCTATCCGGCCGGCCTGCCGGTGGCCCGCGTCGGCAAGGTGGAGCGGCGCGCCGACTCGGGCTTCGCCCGCATCTACTGCGTGCCGCAGGCGCAGGTGGACGGCGCCCGCTACGTGATGGTGCTCAAGCCGGTGGCCGGGCTGCTGCCGGCGCGGCCGGCCGACCTGGCAGCGCCGCCGGCCACGGGCAAGGGAGCGCGCAAATGA
- a CDS encoding rod shape-determining protein, which translates to MFGAFRRYLSTDLAIDLGTANTLIFVMDKGIVLDEPSVVAIRHEGGPQGKKTIQAVGHEAKAMLGKVPGNIEAIRPMKDGVIADFTVTEQMLKQFIKMVHPRSILKPSPRIIICVPCGSTQVERRAIRESALGAGAAEVYLIEEPMAAAIGAGLPVSEASGSMVVDIGGGTTEVGVISLGGMVYKGSVRVGGDRFDDAIIAYIRRNYGMLIGEPTAEAIKKTIGSAFPGSEVKEIEVKGRNLSEGVPRSFTISSNEILEALTDPLNNIVSAVKSALESTPPELGADIAERGMMLTGGGALLRDLDRLLAEETGLPVLVAEDPLTCVVRGCGIALERMERLGSIFTSE; encoded by the coding sequence ATGTTCGGAGCGTTCCGTCGGTACCTGTCAACCGATCTGGCCATTGACCTGGGCACCGCCAACACGCTGATCTTCGTGATGGACAAGGGGATCGTGCTGGACGAGCCGTCGGTCGTGGCGATCCGCCACGAGGGCGGCCCCCAGGGCAAGAAGACCATCCAGGCCGTCGGCCACGAAGCCAAGGCCATGCTGGGCAAGGTGCCGGGCAACATCGAGGCGATCCGCCCGATGAAGGACGGCGTGATCGCCGACTTCACCGTCACCGAGCAGATGCTCAAGCAGTTCATCAAGATGGTGCACCCGCGCTCCATCCTGAAGCCCAGCCCGCGCATCATCATCTGCGTGCCCTGCGGTTCCACCCAGGTGGAGCGGCGCGCCATCCGCGAGTCGGCGCTGGGCGCCGGCGCCGCCGAGGTCTATCTGATCGAGGAGCCGATGGCCGCCGCCATCGGCGCCGGCCTGCCGGTGAGCGAAGCGTCCGGCTCGATGGTGGTCGACATCGGCGGCGGCACCACCGAAGTCGGCGTGATCTCGCTGGGCGGCATGGTCTACAAGGGCAGCGTGCGCGTCGGCGGCGACCGCTTCGACGACGCCATCATCGCCTACATCCGCCGCAACTACGGCATGCTGATCGGCGAGCCCACCGCCGAAGCGATCAAGAAGACCATCGGCTCGGCCTTCCCCGGCAGCGAGGTCAAGGAAATCGAGGTCAAGGGCCGCAACCTGTCCGAAGGCGTGCCGCGTTCGTTCACGATCTCCTCCAACGAGATCCTGGAAGCGCTGACCGATCCGCTGAACAACATCGTGTCGGCGGTCAAGAGCGCGCTGGAGAGCACGCCGCCCGAGCTGGGCGCCGACATCGCCGAGCGCGGGATGATGCTCACCGGCGGCGGCGCGCTGCTGCGCGACCTCGATCGCCTGCTGGCCGAGGAGACCGGCCTGCCGGTGCTGGTGGCCGAAGATCCGCTGACCTGCGTGGTGCGCGGCTGCGGCATCGCACTGGAGCGCATGGAGCGCCTCGGTTCGATCTTCACCAGCGAGTAA
- the gatC gene encoding Asp-tRNA(Asn)/Glu-tRNA(Gln) amidotransferase subunit GatC, protein MALTPDDIHRIAHLARLEMQPAESERMLTQINGFFSIVEAMQAVDTTGIEPLAHPVAAFQDVQLRLREDVASETDQREANQRSAPAVERGLFLVPKVIE, encoded by the coding sequence ATGGCCCTGACCCCCGACGACATCCACCGCATCGCGCATCTCGCGCGGCTGGAGATGCAGCCCGCCGAGAGCGAGCGCATGCTCACCCAGATCAATGGCTTCTTTTCCATCGTGGAGGCGATGCAGGCTGTGGATACCACGGGGATCGAGCCGCTCGCGCACCCGGTCGCGGCGTTCCAGGACGTGCAGCTCCGGCTGCGCGAGGACGTGGCGAGCGAGACCGACCAGCGCGAGGCCAACCAGCGCAGCGCCCCGGCGGTCGAGCGCGGCCTGTTCCTGGTGCCGAAGGTGATCGAATGA
- the gatA gene encoding Asp-tRNA(Asn)/Glu-tRNA(Gln) amidotransferase subunit GatA encodes MRAELHELPVAELARRLKSKDVSALEVAQHFLARGETHGSLGAFLAIDPEVTLAQARAADQRLAAGDGAPLLGVPVAHKDIFVTRDFPTTAGSKMLAGYRSPFDATVVRKLAEAGMVTLGKLNCDEFAMGSSNENSAYGPVKNPWDASRIPGGSSGGSAAAVAARLAPAATGTDTGGSIRQPASFCGITGIKPTYGRASRYGMIAYASSLDQAGPMARSAEDCALLLSAMCGPDPDRDSTSLDVPAEDFTQALGGSLQGLRIGVPKEFFGEGLAPDVRAAIDAALQQYEKLGARRVEISLPRTELSIPVYYIIAPAEASSNLSRFDGVKFGHRAGQYADLLDMYKKSRAEGFGQEVKRRIMVGTYVLSHGYYDAYYLQAQKVRRMIADDFRRAFAECDVIAGPAAPTVAWKLGEHGSDPLADYLADIFTLPASLAGLPGMSVPCGFGAGGMPVGLQLIGNWFQEGRLLGAAHAFQQATDFHLKQPEGLQ; translated from the coding sequence ATGAGGGCCGAGCTGCATGAACTGCCGGTGGCCGAACTGGCCCGCCGGCTGAAGTCCAAGGACGTCTCCGCCCTTGAAGTCGCGCAGCACTTCCTGGCGCGCGGCGAAACCCACGGCAGCCTGGGCGCCTTCCTGGCCATCGATCCCGAAGTGACGCTGGCGCAGGCCCGCGCCGCCGACCAGCGCCTCGCCGCCGGCGACGGCGCGCCGCTGCTGGGCGTGCCGGTGGCGCACAAGGACATCTTCGTCACGCGCGACTTCCCGACCACCGCCGGCTCGAAGATGCTGGCCGGCTACCGCTCGCCGTTCGACGCCACCGTGGTGCGCAAGCTGGCCGAAGCCGGCATGGTCACGCTGGGCAAGCTCAATTGCGACGAGTTCGCCATGGGCTCGTCCAACGAGAACTCGGCCTACGGCCCGGTGAAGAACCCGTGGGACGCGAGCCGCATCCCGGGCGGCTCCTCGGGCGGCAGCGCCGCGGCAGTGGCCGCGCGCCTGGCGCCGGCCGCCACCGGCACCGACACCGGCGGCTCGATCCGCCAGCCGGCCTCGTTCTGCGGCATCACCGGCATCAAGCCGACCTACGGGCGCGCCTCGCGCTACGGGATGATCGCCTACGCCTCCAGCCTGGACCAGGCCGGCCCGATGGCGCGCAGCGCCGAGGACTGCGCGCTGCTGCTGTCGGCCATGTGCGGGCCCGACCCGGACCGCGACTCCACCTCGCTCGACGTGCCGGCCGAGGACTTCACGCAGGCGCTGGGCGGCTCGCTGCAGGGCCTGCGCATCGGCGTGCCCAAAGAGTTCTTCGGCGAAGGCCTGGCGCCGGACGTGCGCGCCGCCATCGACGCCGCCCTGCAGCAATACGAGAAGCTGGGTGCGCGCCGGGTGGAGATCTCGCTGCCGCGCACCGAGCTGTCGATCCCCGTCTACTACATCATCGCGCCGGCCGAAGCCTCGTCCAACCTGTCGCGCTTCGACGGCGTCAAGTTCGGCCACCGCGCCGGGCAGTACGCCGACCTGCTCGACATGTACAAGAAGAGCCGCGCCGAGGGCTTCGGCCAGGAGGTCAAGCGCCGCATCATGGTGGGCACCTACGTGCTGTCGCACGGCTACTACGACGCCTACTACCTGCAGGCGCAGAAGGTGCGCCGGATGATCGCCGACGACTTTAGGCGCGCGTTCGCCGAGTGCGACGTGATCGCCGGCCCGGCCGCGCCGACGGTGGCCTGGAAGCTGGGCGAGCACGGCAGCGATCCGCTGGCCGACTACCTGGCCGACATCTTCACCCTGCCGGCCTCGCTGGCCGGCCTGCCGGGCATGAGCGTGCCCTGCGGCTTCGGCGCCGGCGGCATGCCGGTGGGGCTGCAGTTGATCGGCAACTGGTTCCAGGAAGGCCGGCTGCTGGGCGCCGCCCATGCCTTCCAGCAGGCCACGGATTTCCACCTGAAGCAGCCGGAGGGCCTGCAATGA
- the gatB gene encoding Asp-tRNA(Asn)/Glu-tRNA(Gln) amidotransferase subunit GatB translates to MSPLVQGWEVVIGFETHAQLSTRSKIFSRAPTDFGAEPNTQASAVDLALPGTLPVMNQGAVERAIAFGLAVGAHIAPRSVFARKNYFYPDLPKGYQISQYEIPVVQGGVVEFWLGDEKRSVRLVRAHLEEDAGKSLHEDFVGQTGIDLNRAGTPLLEIVTEPDMRSTAEAVAYAKELHKIVTWIGICDGNMQEGSFRCDANVSVRRPGGPLGTRREIKNLNSFRFMQQAIDYEIRWQIEELEEGRAIQQATVLFDPDTGETRAMRTKEDAADYRYFPDPDLPPLVVASEWVEQVRGSMPELPRAMAARFVAGYGLPEYDATTLTQSPAMAAYFEAAAKASGQPKLASNWIMGEVSRRLNAQEMPIEQAPVPAATLAALVGRIADGTISNSAGRQVFDALWSGEGQDVDALIEAKGLRQMNDAGELEQILDGIIAANPDNVAQFKAGKDRAFNALVGQAMKATKGKANPQQVNELLRRKLQG, encoded by the coding sequence ATGAGCCCGCTCGTGCAAGGCTGGGAAGTGGTGATCGGCTTCGAGACCCACGCCCAGCTGTCCACCCGCTCCAAGATCTTCAGCCGCGCGCCGACCGACTTCGGCGCCGAGCCGAACACGCAGGCCAGCGCCGTCGACCTGGCGCTGCCCGGCACGCTGCCGGTGATGAACCAGGGCGCGGTCGAGCGCGCCATCGCGTTCGGCCTGGCGGTCGGTGCGCACATCGCGCCGCGCAGCGTGTTCGCGCGCAAGAACTACTTCTACCCGGACCTGCCCAAGGGCTACCAGATCAGCCAGTACGAGATCCCGGTGGTGCAGGGCGGCGTCGTCGAGTTCTGGCTCGGCGACGAGAAGCGCTCGGTGCGCCTGGTGCGGGCCCACCTGGAGGAAGACGCGGGCAAGTCGCTGCACGAGGACTTCGTCGGCCAGACCGGCATCGACCTGAACCGCGCCGGCACGCCGCTGCTGGAGATCGTCACCGAGCCGGACATGCGCTCCACCGCCGAGGCGGTCGCCTACGCCAAGGAGCTGCACAAGATCGTCACCTGGATCGGCATCTGCGACGGCAACATGCAGGAAGGCAGCTTCCGCTGCGACGCCAACGTGTCGGTGCGCAGGCCAGGCGGGCCGCTGGGCACCCGGCGCGAGATCAAGAACCTCAACAGCTTCCGCTTCATGCAGCAGGCGATCGACTACGAGATCCGCTGGCAGATCGAGGAGCTGGAGGAGGGCCGCGCGATCCAGCAGGCCACCGTGCTGTTCGACCCCGACACCGGCGAGACGCGCGCCATGCGCACCAAGGAGGACGCGGCCGACTACCGCTACTTCCCCGACCCGGACCTGCCGCCGCTGGTGGTGGCGAGCGAATGGGTCGAGCAGGTGCGCGGCTCGATGCCGGAGCTGCCGCGCGCCATGGCCGCGCGCTTCGTCGCCGGCTACGGTCTGCCCGAGTACGACGCCACCACGCTGACGCAAAGCCCGGCGATGGCCGCCTACTTCGAAGCGGCGGCGAAGGCCAGCGGCCAGCCCAAGCTGGCCAGCAACTGGATCATGGGCGAGGTCTCGCGCCGGCTGAACGCGCAGGAGATGCCCATCGAGCAGGCGCCGGTGCCGGCCGCCACGCTGGCCGCGCTGGTCGGCCGGATCGCCGACGGCACCATCTCCAACAGCGCCGGCCGGCAGGTGTTCGACGCGCTGTGGAGCGGCGAGGGCCAGGACGTCGATGCGCTGATCGAGGCCAAGGGCCTGCGGCAGATGAACGACGCCGGCGAGCTGGAGCAGATCCTCGACGGCATCATCGCCGCCAACCCCGACAACGTCGCCCAGTTCAAGGCCGGCAAGGACAGGGCCTTCAACGCCCTGGTCGGCCAGGCCATGAAGGCCACCAAGGGCAAGGCCAACCCGCAGCAGGTCAACGAGCTGCTGCGCCGGAAGCTGCAGGGCTGA
- a CDS encoding Bug family tripartite tricarboxylate transporter substrate binding protein, producing MRTLVTGFRFAVVAALCMAGTTAMAQSADFPSRPVKMVVPFPPGGLADTVARPVAEAMSRELGQPVVIENKGGAGGAIGMAQVAKSAPDGYTVLMALSSLTVLPEADAILGRQTTFTVRSLRPIARFTADPTVLAVRADAPWKTAKDFVEDARKRPGAINYGSSGNYGTMHVPMEILAQNAGVRMTHVPFTGAGPAVVALLGGQVDALSTGPATVLQHVKAGKVRVLAHWGQARLETLPEVPALKDIGYGAEYAQWSGLFAPADTPEPVVQRLRAAAKAAANDPKVKQVILGAGSPVLYQDTPDFEKYVQDDARRMADVVKKIGKVE from the coding sequence ATGAGAACCCTTGTTACCGGCTTCAGGTTCGCGGTCGTGGCCGCTTTGTGCATGGCCGGCACGACCGCGATGGCCCAGTCGGCCGACTTTCCCAGCCGTCCCGTGAAGATGGTCGTGCCCTTCCCGCCGGGCGGGCTCGCCGACACCGTCGCCCGGCCGGTGGCCGAGGCGATGTCGCGCGAGCTGGGCCAGCCGGTGGTCATCGAGAACAAGGGCGGCGCCGGCGGCGCCATCGGCATGGCCCAGGTGGCCAAGTCCGCGCCGGACGGCTACACGGTGCTGATGGCGCTGTCCTCGCTGACGGTGCTGCCGGAAGCCGACGCGATCCTGGGCCGCCAGACCACGTTCACGGTCCGCTCGCTGCGGCCGATCGCGCGCTTCACGGCCGACCCCACGGTGCTGGCCGTGCGCGCCGACGCGCCGTGGAAGACCGCGAAGGACTTCGTCGAGGACGCACGCAAGCGCCCGGGCGCGATCAACTACGGGTCCTCGGGCAACTACGGCACCATGCACGTGCCGATGGAGATCCTGGCCCAGAACGCCGGCGTCCGGATGACGCACGTGCCCTTCACCGGCGCCGGGCCGGCCGTCGTCGCCCTGCTGGGCGGCCAGGTCGACGCGCTGTCCACCGGGCCGGCCACGGTGCTGCAGCACGTCAAGGCGGGCAAGGTGCGCGTGCTGGCCCACTGGGGCCAGGCGCGGCTGGAAACCCTGCCCGAGGTGCCGGCGCTGAAGGACATCGGCTATGGCGCCGAATACGCGCAGTGGTCCGGCCTGTTCGCCCCGGCCGACACGCCCGAGCCGGTCGTGCAGCGCCTGCGCGCGGCGGCCAAGGCGGCCGCCAACGATCCCAAGGTCAAGCAGGTGATCCTCGGCGCCGGCAGCCCGGTGCTGTACCAGGACACGCCCGACTTCGAGAAGTACGTGCAGGACGATGCCCGCCGGATGGCGGACGTCGTCAAGAAGATCGGCAAGGTGGAGTAA